In the genome of Nitrospira sp. MA-1, one region contains:
- a CDS encoding pentapeptide repeat-containing protein, with the protein MASIEDRPLQPPPNEVENDRALLLHTHQNWRRSQQAGIKKDKRSEHEQSARTAPPSSLDFFQIDLREADFRHQDLRNANFQEAYLPGANFEGANLRGANFQGANLRSVRFRGAQLAWANFSQADLIWADFQHANLQGTEFQHATLRGATFVRAQIRDGNFFCSDCAWADFQDTDLYGSDFQQANLNGTTFLNAQTAGVNFKSSLGHYESLTTDSSPPSGDSLFP; encoded by the coding sequence ATGGCATCAATTGAAGACCGTCCCTTGCAGCCTCCTCCCAACGAAGTTGAAAATGACCGAGCCCTTCTTCTCCACACCCATCAGAATTGGAGACGCTCCCAGCAGGCTGGAATCAAAAAAGACAAACGATCTGAACACGAACAGTCTGCCCGCACAGCTCCGCCAAGTTCCCTGGATTTTTTTCAGATTGACCTTCGCGAGGCCGACTTCCGCCACCAGGATCTTCGGAATGCCAATTTTCAAGAAGCCTACCTCCCTGGGGCAAATTTTGAGGGGGCGAACCTGCGTGGCGCAAATTTTCAAGGCGCGAATCTGCGAAGTGTCCGTTTCAGAGGTGCCCAATTAGCCTGGGCGAATTTTTCACAAGCCGATCTTATATGGGCGGATTTCCAGCATGCGAACCTTCAAGGAACCGAGTTCCAGCATGCGACACTTCGCGGCGCCACATTCGTCCGTGCTCAAATTCGGGATGGAAACTTTTTTTGCTCGGACTGTGCTTGGGCAGATTTTCAGGACACTGACCTGTATGGGAGCGATTTCCAGCAGGCCAATCTTAATGGAACGACCTTCCTCAATGCCCAGACAGCGGGAGTCAATTTCAAAAGTAGTCTGGGTCATTACGAATCTTTAACGACTGACTCTTCCCCACCTTCCGGTGATTCGCTTTTTCCTTAA
- a CDS encoding DUF2628 domain-containing protein translates to MLLCPSCSQENPDTANFCLQCGKALGSPPSETVPEVNSEEPGARTPPTQSQLWETFIGPSKSIQFSVKTGWVWRSAFLYYKEKFENIETPQGPRFALSWNWPAALFDSFLWFLYRKMYLFALLYAIAPALAIFMTGDVMVGIVSRILAGASANYLYYWHVKDKVQRIMAMPGRDDTGRAHLIQEEGGVQPYVLWLGVVLHMLMFGLLAATLVQGPPVEDPLGGTEGRPVQKFF, encoded by the coding sequence ATGCTCCTCTGCCCTTCCTGTTCACAGGAGAATCCAGATACCGCGAACTTTTGTTTGCAGTGCGGAAAAGCGCTTGGTTCCCCACCTTCAGAGACTGTCCCAGAGGTCAATTCTGAAGAACCCGGGGCCAGGACACCTCCAACTCAATCCCAATTGTGGGAAACGTTCATCGGTCCAAGTAAATCCATTCAATTTTCCGTCAAGACCGGGTGGGTGTGGCGGTCGGCTTTTTTGTACTACAAAGAAAAATTTGAAAATATTGAAACCCCTCAAGGTCCACGATTTGCGTTAAGTTGGAACTGGCCCGCCGCCCTGTTTGATTCGTTTCTTTGGTTTTTATATCGAAAGATGTACCTGTTTGCGTTGTTATACGCTATAGCCCCGGCTCTGGCCATTTTTATGACTGGGGATGTGATGGTGGGAATTGTGTCAAGAATATTGGCAGGAGCCAGCGCGAATTACTTGTACTATTGGCATGTGAAAGACAAGGTACAGAGAATTATGGCGATGCCCGGTCGTGATGATACTGGTCGTGCTCACCTGATTCAGGAGGAGGGTGGAGTACAACCTTATGTCCTCTGGTTGGGGGTGGTGCTGCATATGCTCATGTTTGGTTTACTGGCGGCGACCCTTGTTCAAGGGCCTCCGGTTGAGGATCCTCTTGGTGGAACGGAAGGACGTCCTGTTCAAAAATTCTTTTAA
- a CDS encoding 2,3-bisphosphoglycerate-dependent phosphoglycerate mutase — MAQLVLIRHGESQWNLENRFTGWVDVPLTPKGEQEARDAGKKLKSFQFDCAFTSVLMRAKETLRLVLEEIGQTTIPIEENKALNERMYGELQGLNKTETAQKYGDQQVKIWRRSFDVPPPGGESLKDTAERVLPYYENRIRPALLADKTVLIVAHGNSLRSLVMQLEQLSKEAVLELNIPTGAPLWYELATSGEVTDHRYL, encoded by the coding sequence ATGGCTCAGTTGGTGTTAATTCGTCATGGCGAATCTCAGTGGAATTTGGAAAACCGTTTTACGGGCTGGGTCGATGTCCCATTAACTCCTAAAGGAGAACAGGAAGCCCGCGATGCTGGTAAGAAACTTAAGTCCTTTCAGTTTGATTGTGCATTTACCTCGGTGTTGATGCGCGCCAAGGAAACCCTCCGATTGGTTCTGGAAGAAATTGGACAGACGACGATTCCCATTGAGGAAAACAAGGCGCTGAATGAGCGGATGTATGGAGAGCTGCAGGGGCTCAACAAAACAGAAACGGCACAAAAATATGGCGACCAACAGGTGAAAATTTGGCGGCGAAGCTTTGATGTGCCTCCCCCTGGTGGTGAAAGTCTGAAGGATACCGCTGAACGAGTCCTTCCCTATTATGAAAATCGAATCCGGCCGGCTCTATTGGCAGATAAAACGGTCTTAATCGTGGCCCATGGCAATAGTTTGCGGTCATTAGTTATGCAATTGGAGCAATTATCAAAAGAAGCTGTGCTTGAATTGAATATTCCGACGGGTGCACCATTATGGTATGAATTGGCCACATCTGGGGAGGTAACCGACCATCGATATTTGTAA
- a CDS encoding Mrp/NBP35 family ATP-binding protein, protein MSQQNDLKTILNKLHYSDDAKVVAQISAQTKLVMARMKGIRRKVVVMSGKGGVGKSMTTVNLALAFARMGQRVGLLDVDINGPCVPQMLGMRGKGLLDTPEGAVPPTGPLNIKVASMDFLLQENAPVRWKGPMDLSPVWLGMTEMNVIREFLSDMVWGELDYLLADLPPGAAADKPPLLAGLIPDLAGAVVVTTPSEVASNVVQKSIAYAQELGIEILGVVENMSQYRCPSCGEESPLFEGDTDSMCEALGLPLLGRIPFDRNFARTFDKGEPILDGGNPTAAKYQDIAKKVHTLLDYQHVLDGKV, encoded by the coding sequence ATGAGTCAACAAAATGACCTAAAAACGATTTTGAATAAACTTCATTATTCCGACGATGCCAAGGTGGTGGCGCAGATTTCGGCCCAGACCAAACTGGTCATGGCACGAATGAAGGGGATTCGCCGCAAGGTGGTGGTGATGAGCGGCAAAGGCGGGGTAGGGAAAAGTATGACCACCGTGAATCTGGCGTTGGCCTTCGCGCGAATGGGGCAACGGGTGGGATTACTGGATGTGGATATTAATGGGCCTTGTGTGCCGCAAATGTTGGGCATGCGCGGGAAGGGCTTATTGGATACCCCGGAAGGGGCGGTGCCGCCGACCGGTCCGTTAAATATTAAAGTGGCGTCGATGGATTTTCTCCTACAAGAAAACGCTCCGGTGCGGTGGAAAGGTCCCATGGACCTCAGCCCGGTTTGGTTGGGCATGACCGAAATGAATGTGATTCGGGAATTTCTCTCCGACATGGTCTGGGGAGAATTGGACTATTTGTTGGCCGACCTGCCCCCAGGGGCGGCAGCCGATAAGCCACCCCTCCTGGCCGGACTCATTCCTGATTTAGCGGGGGCGGTGGTGGTGACGACGCCTTCCGAGGTGGCTTCGAATGTCGTCCAAAAATCCATTGCCTATGCCCAGGAGCTGGGTATTGAGATTTTGGGGGTGGTCGAGAATATGAGCCAGTACCGCTGTCCCTCCTGCGGGGAAGAAAGTCCCTTGTTTGAGGGGGATACCGATTCCATGTGTGAGGCCTTGGGTTTGCCTCTCTTAGGACGCATTCCCTTTGATCGGAATTTTGCCCGCACCTTTGATAAGGGGGAACCGATTCTGGATGGAGGCAATCCCACTGCGGCGAAATATCAGGACATTGCCAAAAAGGTTCATACATTGTTGGATTATCAACATGTTTTAGACGGGAAAGTGTAA